A DNA window from Buttiauxella agrestis contains the following coding sequences:
- the azuC gene encoding stress response protein AzuC, which yields MKMRKILKSMFEQYCKTFKDVPPAGMF from the coding sequence ATGAAAATGCGCAAAATCCTGAAAAGCATGTTTGAACAATACTGCAAGACCTTTAAAGATGTACCGCCAGCTGGCATGTTCTGA